Proteins encoded in a region of the Trypanosoma brucei gambiense DAL972 chromosome 11, complete sequence genome:
- a CDS encoding amino acid transporter, putative — MSPRATEPIINEDEHPTSIPSLSQGNVLELPPDSDKSTAAADGEHRGCLNTVFDPIKGVVPSGGMASNVFNLESATLGAGIVMLPSGFLNSGIIIATLMLVYICFTTVYSIRILVITRDKTGFRSYEEMACGLLGRGADYFTAFLMFVFCFGTCVGYVISVGDLLSPLLNQPSTTGFLRTSMGKNVIVGVVWLVAMLPLSLPKEINSLRYASAVGVFFIVFFVICMIVHAAMNGLKDGIGSDIRLVGDGWGILNGFTLFVFAFICQVNCFEVYEEMKGPTPRRMTRDSSVAMSMVGLLYFLSGIFGYLDFGNDLEGSVLKLYKPQDDVMMAIGYVGIAIKICGGFAICIQPSRDAIYYVLGWGKTSDVDSWKNLVVSGVLATLALVLGLVLPSIEVVFNFLGSFCGGFLAFILPALYYMYAGNFSLKEVGWFNYAVTYQLLIVGVFAVVFGTALTIYDEVKK, encoded by the coding sequence ATGTCACCCAGGGCAACAGAGCCAATAATAAACGAGGACGAACACCCAACCTCAATACCCAGCTTGTCTCAGGGTAATGTGTTGGAATTACCTCCAGACAGCGATAAATCTACAGCAGCTGCTGACGGGGAGCACAGGGGCTGCCTGAACACGGTATTTGACCCCATCAAGGGAGTTGTTCCGTCTGGTGGAATGGCGTCAAATGTGTTTAACCTGGAGAGTGCTACCCTTGGTGCTGGAATTGTGATGCTGCCTTCTGGTTTCCTCAACTCTGGCATAATAATTGCCACGTTAATGTTGGTGTACATCTGCTTCACCACAGTGTACTCTATCCGCATACTCGTGATCACTAGGGACAAAACTGGATTCCGTTCGTATGAGGAGATGGCGTGTGGGTTGCTTGGCCGCGGCGCAGACTACTTTACGGCTTTCTTgatgtttgttttctgctttgGAACCTGCGTTGGGTACGTGATATCAGTGGGTGACTTACTCTCTCCACTTTTGAATCAGCCTTCAACAACTGGATTTCTGAGGACATCGATGGGAAAGAACGTTATTGTTGGTGTAGTTTGGTTGGTTGCCATGTTACCACTCTCGCTTCCCAAGGAGATTAACTCACTTCGATATGCTTCTGCTGTGGGTGTTTTcttcattgttttctttgtgatATGCATGATTGTACACGCTGCGATGAATGGCTTGAAAGACGGGATAGGATCGGACATTCGACTCGTCGGTGATGGGTGGGGGATTCTGAATGGCTTCACACTGTTTGTATTTGCCTTCATATGTCAGGTGAATTGTTTTGAGGTGTATGAAGAGATGAAGGGACCCACCCCACGGCGAATGACGCGCGACAGTAGTGTGGCGATGTCGATGGTTGGTCTCCTGTATTTCTTGTCTGGTATCTTCGGTTATCTTGATTTCGGGAATGATCTAGAAGGCTCCGTACTCAAATTGTACAAACCACAAGATGATGTGATGATGGCCATCGGGTATGTTGGCATCGCTATCAAGATTTGTGGGGGGTTCGCTATTTGCATCCAGCCATCTCGTGATGCGATTTATTATGTATTGGGATGGGGGAAGACGTCTGATGTTGACAGCTGGAAGAACCTCGTAGTGAGTGGTGTCTTGGCTACCCTCGCTCTCGTACTGGGACTTGTGCTACCCAGTATTGAAGTTGTCTTCAACTTTCTTGGAAGTTTCTGTGGTGGCTTCCTTGCGTTTATTCTACCAGCACTGTATTACATGTATGCGGGGAACTTCTCTCTGAAAGAGGTTGGGTGGTTCAACTACGCTGTCACATACCAGTTGCTCATTGTCGGCGTGTTCGCTGTTGTGTTTGGTACGGCATTAACCATTTACGACGAGGTTAAGAAGTAA
- a CDS encoding 60S ribosomal protein L27, putative, whose protein sequence is MLPFFTLNSITTLSTFHTQMFSTTEKCCTINFPNVLSTGTVPMPLKPVCILTLYYPCYLPSAVLLFLVISHWISVLAVMKFLKPGKVVIMTSGRYAGKKAVIVQNTDTRNKERPYGHSLLAGIKKYPRKVVRGMSKRSITRRSQVGVFLRVVNHKHFLPTRYNMDLSRELRGRINVSDASKKAKSKQLVKRLFQARYNAGNNRWFFQRLRF, encoded by the coding sequence ATGTTACCGTTCTTTACCCTCAATTCCATCACTACCCTTTCTACATTTCACACACAAATGTTCTCCACCACTGAAAAGTGCTGTACAATCAATTTCCCGAATGTTCTTTCCACCGGCACCGTTCCAATGCCTTTGAAACCTGTTTGTATACTCACTCTTTATTACCCTTGCTATCTCCCATCTGCtgtccttttatttcttgtcaTTTCCCACTGGATTAGTGTGCTGGCAGTGATGAAGTTTCTGAAGCCCGGCAAGGTTGTGATCATGACTTCGGGCCGGTATGCCGGCAAGAAGGCTGTGATCGTGCAGAACACGGATACGAGGAACAAGGAGCGCCCGTACGGTCATTCGTTGCTCGCCGGAATTAAAAAATACCCAAGAAAGGTTGTGCGCGGGATGAGCAAGCGCTCCATCACACGTCGCTCGCAAGTTGGTGTGTTCCTCCGCGTTGTGAATCACAAGCACTTTCTACCAACCCGATACAACATGGACCTCTCGCGTGAACTGCGCGGTCGCATCAATGTTTCCGACGCATCGAAGAAGGCGAAGTCGAAGCAGTTGGTGAAACGTCTGTTTCAGGCCCGCTACAACGCCGGTAACAATCGTTGGTTCTTCCAGCGCCTTCGCTTCTAA
- a CDS encoding 60S ribosomal protein L27, putative — MPLKPVCILTLYYPCYLPSAVLLFLVISHWISVLAVMKFLKPGKVVIMTSGRYAGKKAVIVQNTDTRNKERPYGHSLLAGIKKYPRKVVRGMSKRSITRRSQVGVFLRVVNHKHFLPTRYNMDLSRELRGRINVSDASKKAKSKQLVKRLFQARYNAGNNRWFFQRLRF, encoded by the coding sequence ATGCCTTTGAAACCTGTTTGTATACTCACTCTTTATTACCCTTGCTATCTCCCATCTGCtgtccttttatttcttgtcaTTTCCCACTGGATTAGTGTGCTGGCAGTGATGAAGTTTCTGAAGCCCGGCAAGGTTGTGATCATGACTTCGGGCCGGTATGCCGGCAAGAAGGCTGTGATCGTGCAGAACACGGATACGAGGAACAAGGAGCGCCCGTACGGTCATTCGTTGCTCGCCGGAATTAAAAAATACCCAAGAAAGGTTGTGCGCGGGATGAGCAAGCGCTCCATCACACGCCGCTCGCAAGTTGGTGTGTTCCTCCGCGTTGTGAATCACAAGCACTTTCTACCAACCCGATACAACATGGACCTCTCGCGTGAACTGCGCGGTCGCATCAATGTTTCCGACGCATCGAAGAAGGCGAAGTCGAAGCAGTTGGTGAAACGTCTGTTTCAGGCCCGCTACAACGCCGGTAACAACCGTTGGTTCTTCCAGCGCCTTCGCTTCTAA
- a CDS encoding iron superoxide dismutase, putative: protein MTFSIPPLPWGYDGLAAKGISKEQVTFHYDKHHMGYVTKLNAVAACNAAVAAKSVEEIIRTEKGPIFNLAAQIFNHNFYWESISPNGGGEPSGKLADAIADSFGSFARFKEEFTNAAVGHFGSGWAWLVQDTTTKKLKVVQTHDAGCPLTEADLKPILACDVWEHAYYIDYKNDRPAYVQTFWNVVNWAHAEEQLLKS, encoded by the coding sequence ATGACCTTCAGCATTCCACCACTTCCGTGGGGGTACGATGGATTAGCCGCAAAGGGCATATCGAAGGAACAGGTGACGTTTCACTATGACAAGCATCACATGGGTTATGTGACGAAATTGAATGCGGTCGCAGCGTGCAATGCAGCTGTCGCGGCGAAGAGTGTTGAGGAAATCATCCGAACAGAAAAAGGCCCCATCTTCAACCTTGCGGCACAGATATTTAACCATAACTTCTACTGGGAGAGCATATCTCCCAACGGCGGCGGGGAGCCCAGCGGTAAACTCGCGGACGCCATCGCCGACTCATTCGGCAGCTTCGCCAGATTCAAGGAGGAGTTCACTAATGCGGCGGTGGGCCACTTCGGCTCTGGTTGGGCGTGGCTTGTGCAGGACACCACCACAAAAAAACTGAAAGTAGTTCAAACGCATGACGCCGGTTGCCCACTGACTGAAGCGGATCTCAAGCCGATTCTCGCCTGCGATGTTTGGGAGCATGCTTACTATATTGATTACAAGAATGACCGTCCGGCCTACGTGCAAACATTTTGGAACGTGGTAAACTGGGCACATGCGGAGGAGCAGCTGCTGAAAAGCTAG
- a CDS encoding glutathione peroxidase, putative, with product MNGGAIFSHSVLMDGNAVMLSKYAGCVTVLVNTASLCSFTSSNIQHLIHVQQKWASRSFTVLAFPCSQFGNQEPKKRDEICCWVARNGINFPVFDKVNLKGPNTHPLFQMIQSSLGPIRWNYTKVVCNRAGLPCVKLQPGSSLEELERYVSQLCDE from the coding sequence ATGAATGGCGGCGCCATTTTTTCTCACTCGGTTCTAATGGACGGTAACGCAGTGATGCTGTCCAAGTATGCTGGTTGTGTAACGGTTCTTGTTAACACTGCGTCCCTCTGCTCTTTTACATCTTCAAACATTCAACACCTTATACACGTTCAGCAAAAATGGGCCTCACGAAGTTTCACTGTCTTAGCCTTTCCGTGCTCTCAATTTGGAAATCAAGAGCCGAAGAAGAGGGATGAGATTTGCTGTTGGGTGGCTCGTAATGGAATTAACTTTCCTGTGTTTGATAAAGTTAACCTGAAGGGGCCGAATACACACCCCCTGTTTCAAATGATTCAGTCGTCGCTTGGACCTATACGGTGGAATTACACGAAGGTTGTGTGCAATCGTGCCGGACTCCCATGCGTGAAGCTTCAGCCAGGAAGCTCGCTGGAGGAGCTTGAGCGCTATGTTTCACAGTTGTGCGATGAGTGA
- a CDS encoding amino acid transporter, putative produces MSDKGKSATDVENTTSPVTQQTFPAEPSGIVDASEPIHTDDKNKGVDARGDAPPSVWQSFSAKMKHIAGTVVPYGGLVSSVFNLCSVCIGAGILGLPAAANRSGLVMAMLYLVVIGGLGVFSLHILSLVMEKTGLRTFEHTARGVMGRRFEYFVVVIRWINSFGATVSYVISVGHVLNPIIEKSCGAPEFLRTPGGIRLLTALTWMVFMLPLVLPKRVNSLRYVSGFAIIFVLYFVFAIVIHGAQSGLPKLTSDEEDGVKLFNTGNSAIASVGVFMFAYVCQINCYEVYWEMKKRSCARFTVYAAISMAFCGILYALTILFAYGEFGGAIDNSILLMYNPITEVMMMIGFIGMVVKLCVAYALQTMALRNTIYHVLGWELETLPYWKHFSFVIPLSLVVLLAGLFIPNINTVFGIVGAICGGFLSAIFPSLFYMYSGKWTRRNVGNFHFFGTYFLLCAGVVGLVFGTVSVVSENILALIANNVEVVRVRAPETQC; encoded by the coding sequence ATGTCTGACAAAGGTAAGTCTGCCACTGATGTCGAGAACACCACTTCACCCGTAACCCAACAGACTTTTCCTGCGGAACCTTCAGGAATAGTTGATGCGAGTGAACCTATTCACACGGATGATAAGAACAAGGGGGTTGACGCTCGTGGCGATGCACCGCCATCCGTGTGGCAATCATTTAGTGCAAAGATGAAGCATATTGCAGGTACTGTTGTTCCATATGGTGGATTAGTGTCAAGTGTTTTTAATCTTTGTTCAGTGTGCATTGGTGCCGGTATCCTTGGACTTCCTGCCGCGGCAAACCGCAGTGGGCTTGTGATGGCAATGTTGTATTTGGTGGTTATTGGTGGGTTGGGTGTTTTTTCCCTGCATATTCTGTCACTTGTGATGGAGAAGACCGGTCTTCGCACGTTTGAGCACACCGCAAGAGGGGTTATGGGGCGAAGGTTTgagtattttgttgttgttattcgATGGATCAACTCGTTCGGCGCGACGGTTTCCTATGTGATTAGCGTCGGCCATGTGTTGAATCCCATCATAGAGAAATCATGCGGTGCTCCCGAGTTCCTGAGGACTCCGGGTGGGATTCGTCTCCTGACTGCACTCACCTGGATGGTTTTCATGTTGCCACTCGTTTTACCGAAGAGGGTTAACTCGCTCCGCTATGTTTCCGGTTTCGCAATTATTTTTGTCCTGTACTTCGTCTTCGCAATTGTGATTCATGGAGCTCAAAGCGGACTCCCGAAGTTAACGagtgatgaagaagatggCGTGAAGTTGTTCAACACTGGAAACTCTGCTATTGCGTCCGTTGGTGTATTTATGTTTGCATATGTTTGCCAGATCAATTGCTATGAAGTTTACTGGGAGATGAAGAAGCGCAGCTGTGCCAGGTTCACAGTGTACGCTGCCATATCCATGGCGTTTTGCGGTATTCTGTACGCACTCACTATTTTGTTTGCGTATGGTGAGTTTGGTGGTGCTATCGACAACTCAATTCTTCTCATGTACAATCCCATCACggaggtgatgatgatgataggtTTCATTGGCATGGTGGTCAAACTTTGTGTTGCTTACGCCCTTCAAACAATGGCGTTGCGGAACACAATATATCATGTTCTGGGTTGGGAATTAGAGACGCTGCCTTATTGGAAGCACTTTTCCTTCGTgattcccctttccctcgtTGTGTTGCTGGCTGGCCTCTTCATTCCTAACATTAACACTGTGTTTGGTATTGTGGGTGCTATTTGTGGCGGGTTCCTGAGCGCTATATTCCCATCGCTATTCTACATGTATTCTGGCAAATGGACTCGACGGAATGTGGGCAACTTCCACTTTTTTGGAACTTACTTTCTTTTATGTGCTGGCGTCGTGGGTCTCGTCTTCGGTACAGTCTCCGTCGTGTCGGAAAACATTTTGGCACTTATCGCCAACAATGTGGAAGTTGTTCGTGTGAGGGCGCCGGAAACTCAGTGCTGA
- a CDS encoding amino acid transporter, putative, which produces MSDKGKSATDVENTTSPVTQQTFPAEHPGVSKVSEPVYADDKNKGVDARGDAPPSVWQSFSAKMKHIAGTVVPYGGLASSVFNLCSVCIGAGFLGLPAAANRSGLVMAMLYLVIMALMTVFSLHILSLVMEKTGLRTFEHTARGVMGGRFVYFVIAIRLLNSFGTSTSYIITIGHVLRPIIENSCGAPEFLRTPGGIRLLTALTWMVFMLPLILPKRVNSLRYVSGFAIIFVLYFALTIVIHGAQSGLPKLTSDEEDGVKLFNSGNSAIASVGVFMFAYVCQINIYEVYWEMKKRSCARFTLYAAISMAFCGTFYGFVAFFGYGEFGGTVTNSILLMYNPITEVMMLIGSIGVVVKICISYALQTMAIRNSIYHVLGWELETLPYWKHFSFVIPLSLTVLLAGLFIPNINTVFGIVGAICGGFLSAIFPSLFYMYSGKWTRRNVGNFHFFGTYALFILGVVGLVFGTVTVVTNTIMSFIHGGGGAAAIKPPPVC; this is translated from the coding sequence ATGTCTGACAAAGGTAAGTCTGCCACTGATGTCGAGAACACCACTTCGCCCGTAACCCAACAGACTTTTCCTGCGGAACATCCAGGAGTAAGCAAAGTCAGTGAACCTGTTTATGCGGATGATAAGAACAAGGGGGTTGACGCTCGTGGCGATGCACCGCCATCCGTGTGGCAATCATTTAGTGCAAAGATGAAGCATATTGCAGGTACTGTTGTTCCATATGGTGGACTTGCGTCAAGTGTTTTTAATCTTTGTTCAGTGTGCATTGGTGCCGGTTTTCTTGGACTTCCTGCCGCGGCAAACCGCAGTGGGCTTGTGATGGCAATGTTGTATTTGGTCATCATGGCCTTAATGACAGTTTTTTCCCTGCATATTCTGTCACTTGTGATGGAGAAGACCGGTCTTCGCACGTTTGAGCACACCGCAAGAGGGGTTATGGGTGGACGATTTGTATACTTCGTCATTGCAATTCGTTTGCTGAACTCGTTCGGTACAAGTACCTCctatattattactatcggTCATGTTTTAAGACCCATCATAGAGAACTCATGCGGTGCTCCCGAGTTCCTGAGGACTCCGGGTGGGATTCGTCTCCTGACTGCACTCACCTGGATGGTTTTCATGTTGCCACTCATTTTGCCGAAGAGGGTTAACTCGCTCCGCTATGTTTCCGGTTTCGCAATTATTTTTGTCCTGTATTTTGCACTTACAATTGTGATTCATGGAGCTCAAAGCGGACTCCCGAAGTTAACGagtgatgaagaagatggCGTGAAGTTGTTCAACAGTGGAAACTCTGCTATTGCGTCCGTTGGTGTATTTATGTTTGCATATGTTTGCCAGATCAATATTTATGAAGTTTACTGGGAGATGAAGAAGCGCAGCTGTGCCAGGTTCACATTGTACGCTGCCATATCCATGGCGTTTTGCGGCACTTTTTACGGCTTTGTTGCCTTTTTCGGCTATGGTGAGTTTGGCGGCACTGTGACCAACTCAATTCTTCTCATGTACAATCCCATCACGGAGGTCATGATGCTGATAGGCTCTATAGGTGTGGTCGTTAAGATATGTATTAGTTACGCCCTTCAAACAATGGCGATCCGCAATTCAATATATCATGTTCTGGGTTGGGAATTAGAGACGCTGCCTTATTGGAAGCACTTTTCCTTCGTgattcccctttccctcaccGTGTTGCTGGCTGGCCTCTTCATTCCTAACATTAACACTGTGTTTGGTATTGTGGGTGCTATTTGTGGCGGGTTCCTGAGCGCTATATTCCCATCGCTATTCTACATGTATTCTGGCAAATGGACTCGACGGAATGTGGGCAACTTCCACTTTTTTGGAACCTACGCACTGTTCATTCTTGGTGTAGTGGGTCTCGTGTTCGGCACAGTCACTGTTGTAACAAACACCATCATGTCGTTCATtcacggtggtggtggggctGCTGCTATTAAGCCCCCGCCTGTTTGCTGA
- a CDS encoding exonuclease, putative, which yields MSANKHGHSEKSSTETMDSDLPDSLPSSWSEALSGWDGPCDGEQVQKKQRRENTTAHPSDAVQTSAMGVSLLLGAPHAPPSSAPPTIVERSVLSSKRLQPLSAVCIDVETTGIAPTKDEIISIAVVELLFGAAGHNQWVLSGRSFHRLVKPTKKVSSSAYRVHKLTSKVLERQPPFAAILPDLAAFLSDVRSGSTSTAAGDIHYKGPDGTNNVECVPLSSGRAAATVSVSRPSFQVEGCAAKVGGFLTALQSSCRNNRTLVFPPVIAHNAAFDRNFLYQSALRNGWEVVWDKQSPLTCTMSMFRALYPECPTNLTKACSLAGIDAAGREDRHDALQDAQLCGHLFIYLTEAWKSCSKRDPDNTETV from the coding sequence ATGAGTGCCAATAAACACGGACATTCCGAAAAGAGCTCCACAGAGACAATGGATAGTGACTTGCCTgactcccttccttcttcctggAGCGAAGCTTTAAGCGGTTGGGACGGGCCGTGTGACGGGGAGcaggtacaaaaaaaacagcggaGAGAAAACACGACCGCTCATCCTTCAGATGCTGTGCAGACATCTGCAATGGGAGTTTCGTTACTGCTTGGTGCCCCACATGCACCTCCTTCTTCTGCGCCGCCAACAATAGTTGAGCGCAGTGTGCTTTCTTCTAAACGTCTCCAGCCCCTCTCTGCGGTGTGCATTGACGTTGAAACAACTGGCATTGCACCCACGAAAGACGAGATAATTTCTATCGCGGTCGTTGAGTTGCTCTTCGGTGCGGCTGGTCACAACCAGTGGGTGTTGAGCGGCCGTTCATTCCACCGCTTAGTGAAGCCAACTAAAAAggtttcttcttctgcttaCAGGGTGCACAAATTGACATCAAAGGTGCTTGAACGCCAACCACCTTTTGCAGCCATCCTTCCAGATTTAGCCGCGTTCTTGTCCGATGTTCGGAGCGGGTCCACATCGACAGCAGCGGGAGATATCCATTACAAAGGTCCTGACGGTACTAATAATGTTGAGTGTGTACCTCTCAGCAGTGGTCGAGCTGCTGCGACCGTCAGCGTAAGCAGACCCTCTTTCCAGGTTGAAGGATGTGCTGCAAAGGTTGGTGGTTTCCTCACGGCGCTCCAATCGTCATGTCGCAACAACAGGACACTTGTATTCCCGCCTGTTATAGCCCATAATGCTGCCTTCGATAGGAACTTCCTGTACCAAAGTGCACTCCGCAATGGTTGGGAAGTGGTATGGGACAAGCAATCACCTCTTACCTGCACGATGTCAATGTTCCGTGCGTTGTATCCGGAATGTCCTACGAATTTAACCAAAGCATGTAGCTTGGCTGGCATTGACGCTGCTGGAAGGGAGGACCGACACGATGCTTTACAAGATGCCCAACTGTGCggacatttatttatttacttaacTGAAGCTTGGAAATCTTGCTCCAAAAGGGATCCCGACAATACGGAAACTGTATAG
- a CDS encoding DRBD10, with product MAAALLKRKATPSMMRRKKAKQRIRKKLQRKIERKKSNWKVAIAKTYDSGNAKGKKDERFRGKKKRSGDDDETHSTPEDVEEEVQSDIDEEKQERLNKQDPLETQLFLKRLPLDTSEEELLNFFQTRFGGVRRVLLVRNSRTKTLAGTGFIHCGTVEMADKIFDHAQQNARELSANDRADWCEQTKDLSHCRAKRLLFKNRADAFNSREPFMTLRETRFTVHRVLSRKDSHDATAAQQKKKKRTKVAADDPRHLYLLQEGLILPDTPAARGLHPRYIEMIRADYESRKNQLRDSNMFVSTTRLSVRNLPRTMGEKELRLLFSTHVRSFLKKNKNFADKSNWGKYGPIKNVKIVKDSAGTSKGYAFVELVNHPVALHALRALNNNPTIFGDHRRLLVSFAIEDINALQKLKRIRELRRQRDAALLNKSSNNEAN from the coding sequence ATGGCAGCAGCGTTACTTAAGAGAAAGGCCACACCATCaatgatgaggaggaagaaggccAAGCAGCGCATCCGCAAAAAGCTTCAGCGCAAGattgagagaaaaaagtcTAACTGGAAGGTCGCTATAGCGAAGACGTACGACAGCGGTAAcgcaaaggggaagaaggatGAACGCTTtcgagggaaaaagaaacgttctggtgatgatgacgagACCCACAGCACTCCAGAGgatgtggaagaggaagTTCAGAGTGATATCGATGAGGAGAAGCAGGAACGGTTAAATAAGCAGGACCCGCTGGAAACTCAACTCTTCTTAAAACGACTTCCCCTCGACACAAGCGAGGAGGAGCTACTAAACTTTTTCCAGACGCGTTTCGGTGGCGTCCGCCGCGTGCTCCTGGTGCGCAACAGCCGAACCAAAACACTTGCAGGTACAGGCTTTATACACTGCGGCACTGTGGAAATGGCTGACAAAATATTTGACCACGCCCAACAGAACGCACGGGAGTTATCAGCGAATGATCGTGCAGACTGGTGCGAACAGACGAAAGATCTTTCACACTGTAGGGCGAAGCGGCTGTTGTTCAAGAATCGTGCTGATGCTTTCAACTCTCGTGAACCTTTCATGACTCTCCGTGAGACACGTTTCACCGTCCATCGCGTGCTGTCACGGAAGGATTCACACGATGCCACTGCTGCccagcagaaaaagaagaagcgcaCAAAGGTGGCTGCTGATGACCCACGGCACCTTTATCTATTGCAAGAGGGGCTTATCCTCCCCGACACTCCTGCCGCCCGTGGTTTACACCCCCGTTATATCGAAATGATTCGTGCGGACTATGAATCTCGAAAGAATCAACTGCGTGATAGCAACATGTTCGTTAGTACGACGCGACTTAGTGTGCGTAACCTGCCGCGAACGATGGGTGAGAAGGAATTGAGGCTGCTGTTTTCCACACACGTGCGTTCTTTCctgaaaaagaacaaaaattttGCCGATAAATCGAATTGGGGGAAGTATGGCCCCATCAAAAACGTCAAGATAGTGAAGGACTCTGCGGGCACGTCGAAGGGTTACGCCTTCGTTGAGCTCGTTAACCACCCCGTGGCCCTCCATGCACTTCGAGCCCTCAACAACAACCCGACCATCTTTGGGGACCATCGCCGCCTATTGGTGTCCTTCGCTATTGAAGACATTAACGCCCTGCAGAAGCTTAAACGCATCCGGGAGCTGCGCCGGCAGCGTGATGCTGCACTTCTCAACAAGAGTTCCAACAATGAGGCAAACTAA
- a CDS encoding proteasome regulatory non-ATP-ase subunit 7,putative, whose protein sequence is MPPQQPVGIMDNEEEFPVEEPPPMDPLIKLLHLRHTYTSQYVDEAVREEVKAAMLKIAHEHNMAPYLRFASEMFCWTVDEEQLRAMDAINATKLEELDARIKDAQENLGDVEVRDGLLARCHHFARIGDMEECLKFNNECSGKALAAGSKLDLCFQRILLGLAFSDNEVAANGICSAHRLMKEGDWERRNRLKVYEGLFYVYIRDFKKGSELLLDSISTFAASELMDFNEFILVTVVASLPVLSRSQLKKCIIDSPEVHSANIKNVFHLITAIYECRYKEVFPTLDAVCQQLRGIVYLSQHVNYFFREVRVLVFKQFLDSYSSVTLKSMSNAFGIPSPVLDSMLGTLISNERIACKMDRVSDSITTYRGDTTNLDYHRIVKNGDLLLNRIQKLSRLAEV, encoded by the coding sequence ATGCCGCCTCAGCAACCGGTTGGTATTATGGACAATGAGGAGGAGTTTCCAGTTGAAGAACCCCCTCCAATGGATCCCCTTATTAAACTATTACATTTGCGCCACACGTACACCTCGCAGTATGTTGACGAAGCTGTGCGCGAGGAGGTAAAGGCTGCCATGTTGAAAATAGCGCACGAACATAATATGGCCCCTTACTTGCGCTTCGCGTCGGAGATGTTCTGTTGGACGGTAGATGAGGAGCAGTTGCGCGCGATGGATGCCATAAATGCGACGAAACTTGAAGAGTTGGATGCACGCATTAAGGATGCGCAGGAAAACCTCGGTGATGTGGAGGTGCGTGATGGTCTGCTGGCTAGATGCCATCATTTCGCCCGCATTGGGGACATGGAGGAGTGTCTTAAATTCAACAACGAATGCTCCGGAAAAGCCCTTGCCGCCGGATCAAAGCTCGACCTTTGCTTTCAGCGCATCCTTCTTGGACTGGCGTTCTCTGACAATGAAGTTGCTGCTAATGGCATTTGCAGCGCTCACCGATTGATGAAGGAGGGTGATTGGGAACGGCGAAACCGTCTCAAGGTATACGAAGGTCTCTTCTACGTATACATCCGTGACTTTAAGAAGGGTTCCGAGCTACTATTAGACTCAATCTCCACTTTTGCTGCTAGCGAGCTCATGGACTTCAACGAATTCATTCTCGTCACAGTTGTGGCTAGTTTGCCCGTGTTGAGTCGCTCACAGCTGAAGAAATGCATAATCGATAGCCCCGAAGTGCACAGTGCCAACATCAAGAATGTTTTCCATCTCATTACTGCCATATACGAATGCCGCTACAAGGAGGTTTTTCCAACCCTCGATGCTGTGTGCCAGCAACTACGAGGTATTGTGTACCTGTCGCAGCATGTTAATTACTTCTTTCGCGAGGTGCGTGTGCTTGTGTTCAAGCAATTCCTTGATTCATACAGCAGTGTAACGCTAAAATCAATGAGCAATGCATTTGGTATTCCCTCCCCAGTTCTGGATAGCATGTTGGGAACCCTCATATCAAATGAGCGCATCGCATGCAAGATGGACCGTGTCTCGGATAGTATTACCACATATCGTGGAGACACAACAAACCTTGACTATCACCGTATAGTAAAGAATGGTGACTTGTTGCTCAACCGCATTCAGAAATTATCTCGTCTTGCAGAAGTGTGA